The following DNA comes from Scyliorhinus canicula chromosome 26, sScyCan1.1, whole genome shotgun sequence.
AGCACCTTGCTCTACAATTATCAACAACGCGCACCATTTCCATGAGCGGTTTCTCAGTGGGCGATGTGAGTGAAATGTGGCTTTGCAGAGGTGCCACCGTGACATCACATTGGAAGGGACATTGTATGCAACAAATGGCAAAGGAATCTCGATGATTTGACTGAGTAGACAAACAGAGTTCAAATGTGTGATCATTCATTTTGGTTTGTTTAAAGTATTATTTTCCCGAGATACGGATGTCGTTGGCCGggcccaacatttgttgcccatccttaattgccccctgagaaggtggtgggtgagccgccttcttgagccgccgcagtccgtgtggtgtaggtacacccacagtgctgttagggagggagctccaggattttgacccagcgacagtgaaggaacggccgatatatttccaagtcggggcggtgagtgacttggaggggaacctccaggtggtggggttcccaggtatctgctgcccttgtccttctagatggtagaggtcgtgggttaggaaggtgctgcctaaggagcagttgctgcagtgcatcttgtagaaggtacacacggctgccactgtgcggcggtggtggagggTATGAGGTTGTGGATGCAGGTGAGGCATAACCtgcagcacgggcagcacggtagcatggtggttagcataaatgcttcacagctccagggtcccaggtttgattcccggctgggtcactgtctgtgtggagtctgcacgtcctccccgtgtgtgcgtgggtttcctccgggtgctccggtttcctcccacagtccaaagatgtgcgggttaggtggattggccatgctaaattgcccgtagtgtcctaatagtaaggttaaggggggagttgttgggttacgggtatagggtggatacgtgggtttgagtagggtgatcattgctcggcacaacatcgagggctgaagggcctgttctgtgctgtactgttctataactgtCAAGGCTGAGATATTCAATTGTTGTTAAGCTAAGGTATCAAGGGACATATCATCCTTGCTTATTGCTGGTGCTAACTATACAACCCGAAATAGCGAGTGCATTTAATGTGACATAATCACCATCTTTGCATTTGCCTGCAATGGTAATAGTTAAAGCTGTTAGCCCAACAAAGACAGAAGCCTTTGAAATATATGTTTTACAGCCACATCTGACTCAAAAATGCCACTGCTCTCTCGCCAAACGAGCCATTACCAACCCAAATACTCCCGACAAACTGACACTTTTGATCCATTTCGTCTCTCAATTCCTGCCACCAGACACACCAAAATTTCACCAAAATCCCTGGAATGTGAATTTAATTGGACATCGACATTTACTCTAATTTCGGTTAATAAGCTGATTCCCTTACCAACAAACTCTTTTTTTTTGAAGCCACAATTTTATTAAAAAATTCCAAACAAACTAATCAAAATCAAAAATAGAGCTCGAATGCACAATGCTACCCCAAATCTGCATTGTTAAAATTAATTCTCAAAAATGCACCTTGTTTTGGAAGAAAATACAATGAAACATGCCAACTTTCTCGACAGGAGCAGGCCCACCAACATTCAGCCCTACTGCGCAAAGGATGCTTGGGGAAAGAACATTAATATGGTCTgctttgggggcagcagggtagcatggtggctagcataaatgcttcacagctccagggtcccaggttcgattcccggctgggtcactgtctgtgtggagtctgcacgtcctccccgtgtgtgcgtgggtttcctccgggtgctccggtttcctcccacagtccaaagatgtgcgggttaggtggattggccatgataaattgcccgtagtgtcctaaaaagtaaggtaaaggggggttgttgggttacgggtatagggtggatacgtgggtttgagtagggtgatcattgctcggcacaacatcgagggccgaagggcctgttctgtgctgtactgttctatgttctatgtctcatgCGGCCAGGAGGGGGCGGTGCTCTGCTAGGTGGTGTTATTGCAATGTCCAGATAGTCCCCAATTTGAAATTTTTGTGATTGTAATGCCATGGAGTCATCTGGTCCTTTCCTTCCTGAAACAGTGGTACCAATTTCTTTCACTCTGTAACCAGGTCGTTTCGGATCTGGATACACAATTGCAAAGCTGAAGTGTGTTCCCTTCTTCCGGGCTTCTGGATTGACTTCCTTTACTAAACTTGTTAACTCCTTCAGTGTAGCATCCATCCAAGTGTAGATCTGGAGTTCACTAGATGGGATGTTCCCTCTGGCATAATCATCCAGTCTATGATGCCTTCCATTGTTAGGTGTGAACGCTCTCAGCAGAAGAGGGCAGGTCTTTTCTCGATCCACCGGCTTTTCAGGTTCTTTCTTAATCTCCTCCTGGGTGACTCTGGACTCCACGGCCATGTTCCCTCCCCGCCGCtctctcagtgatggtgaccgcACCATGACCAACAAACTCTTTATCCACCAGGCCAATGAAATCAGTATAACTCCATTACTTCATTGTTTTAATCGATATTGTTACTCTAGTTGTCCATAATTGCTATTTGCAAGTGAAACCTCCAGTTGGAAGTATGCGTTTGATTCTGTGCCACCCATGGACAGCTAATGCTCCAATTctacagacaccccccccccccacctcgactGAAAAGATAACAATCGcggttttaatttaaaaaatcaaaagaCAACTTGTTGTCCTtggacacattgggctggattctccgcagcgctGCAGCAAAATCGCGTttagcgcgggggtggagaatcaacTTTCCCGGCGCcgctctggcgattctccggggcccgaaTATCTGGGCGTCCGCGAATTACGCTGCATGCCAGAGACCCTCCCAACGATCCtccactcccgaccggccgagttcccgacgacgtggtcAGGACTCTCGCGTGGCGGAtgaggactcagtccgcggctgctgtggtggggagcgggggggggggggaccttatgGGCGGCCAGGTTACAGCTCGGGTCGATCCGATGCAGGGGCCGATGGGGGACGGATGGACTATATTGCAATGTCTGCCATGGCACCCggcgcagtgcgcatgcgcggacccggaaCCGGGAGTGCGGGGcaccgtatccgcagccaaaggttaggtggggttactgggttacagggatggggtggaggtgtgggcttaagtgtggcgctctttccaagggctggtgcagactcgatgggctgaatggcctccttctgcactgtaaattccatgattctatgacaagAAGCAACAAGGGGAGGGAAACATTAGTGGGAGTTGTCTGCGGGCTTCCAAACAATAGCAGTCGTGCAGGGCATGGCACTAAAcagaaaattagagatgcatgtaacaagggtgCTACGATAATGATGGGTGACTTTAAGCTACATtagaaaaaaaatttagagtacccaattcattttttccaattaaggggcaatttagcgtggccaatccacctactctgcacatctttgggtagtgggggcgaaacccacgcagaaacggagagaatgtgcaaactccacacgggcagtgaccatgggccgggattgaacctgggacctcagtgccgtaaggcagcagtgctaaccactgtgccgccatgctgcccccttaCTTTAATCTACACCTAGATTGGTCACATTAATTGGTCACCGAAGGGCCTCAATAGCTGGTAGGGCAGGAAGCTCAATCACAACCCTCCCACCCTGGAGTTAATTCTGGGCCTTCTTGTCCGATGAGAGCTGTGCGTTAAAACTAGCCTGCGCTGTCGGATCAGTCACAGATCAAATGTTCAGCGAACAATACACTAAAATTAAATCATACTTCCGTCCTCAACAAACAAAGGGTAACATTACGGAAATATCGGAAAACATCAATACGTTAGCACATTGAGACTTGATAGGATCTCTGACTAACCTTTCCCTTGTAACTGGAATCATGCCCATGTCACACCATAATGGTGACCACTCGGGATTTTCAATTAAAGCGGCATTTTGAAGGATTTTAGAAGGGAAAACCTTAATCTAGGAGGTGAAAGCGCTTTGGCTGCAGCACAGGGACATTGGACAGGGGCTAAAGGAGCAGGAGGGATAGAAtcaagtacagaaggaggccatttggcctgtcatgtTCATGCCAGCTGTCTGGGAGAACTCAGGTAGTCGCActccctcacttttccccaccggCCTGCAAATTGTCTCTCTTTGGTTGATTCTCCAGCCCCTCCtttgaaagcctcaattgaatctgcctctgtCGCATTCTgaagcagcccattccagatgctaaccacttgctgtgttaaAAGGTTCCCCCACACGTCGCCATTGTGTCTTTTGCCAGTCACCTTAAATTGATGAATAATTTGTGTATAAAGATGGTGGGTGGCTATGAAATGTCCAATTTAATTTGGGGAGGGCTCCCAGGAACTGTCTGTGATGCACTAGATTGCTCGGAACCGTGGTGCCGTGTGTAGACCCGGGATCAGCTTCCGACTACATAACCGTCAACTTCAGTTCAATCAAAATTCTATTGTCTTCACCCTGACACTAACCTGCGTCCCCTTTGTCCGACGCTGACCACATCGGCTCCTGGTCTGGCAATGCCGCATGTTTAAAATCCTCACTCATTTTCATATCACTCCacggcctcccccctccccgggcgtgattctccgaccccccccccccgcgccgggccggattatcgccggggggcggcgtgaatcccgcccccgctggctgccgaattctccggtgctggggttttggtgggggcgggaatcacggcgtgcCAGTCGGCGACCTTTGGCAGCGATCCCCccctgccaattctccagcccgcaatgggccaagtggctgcccgtttttggTGGGTCCCTCCGGCGTAAGTTACGacggtacttaccggcgggatctggctccGCAGGCAGcctcagggagaggggaggggggcgcggggcgatctggccctgggagtgcccccacggtggcctggcccgcgatcggtgatgtaccatcaattagacgcaagacacgatgaaggtccaaactgtggctttaatcagctagatgttagcccggtggtcgactacagtgaaaggccgactgccgggaactctgggtacttataccccgcctcggaggcggggtctacttgcctctcgaccaattgatgagcagtcacatgactagtcccacccaatcagccgagaggcacatgaccagccagagccaatgggaaaccagtgctctgcaccaatggcagtgctcctattcgTACCACCACAATCGGCACCTACCGatatgcgggcgggcctgtgccatgggggcactctattcctccgcgggTGTAACAGTGGCcagtgcggagatgaacccccccctgcgcatgcactgggatgacgccagcacactctggcgctcccgcgcatgaacCAACGTGCGCTGGTCATCCAAAGATATgcggaggccaatgataatggggaggtgtcggtgagtgtagtctgggaggcgctgaaggcagtggtcaggggggagttaatttcaatcagggcccacagagagaggagggagaggatggagagggagagattggtggggaagatgctgagggtggataggaaaaATGCGGAAACCCCTGAGGAGGCGCTGTTGAAGGAGCACCGGagcctccagatggagtttgactTGCTAACCACGGG
Coding sequences within:
- the LOC119957340 gene encoding histone deacetylase complex subunit SAP18-like, translating into MVRSPSLRERRGGNMAVESRVTQEEIKKEPEKPVDREKTCPLLLRAFTPNNGRHHRLDDYARGNIPSSELQIYTWMDATLKELTSLVKEVNPEARKKGTHFSFAIVYPDPKRPGYRVKEIGTTVSGRKGPDDSMALQSQKFQIGDYLDIAITPPSRAPPPPGRMRPY